Proteins encoded together in one Solanum lycopersicum chromosome 7, SLM_r2.1 window:
- the LOC101260154 gene encoding probable sugar phosphate/phosphate translocator At1g06470 — MLESELTIEKVEQSASDNFRRAPSFSGWFDNNDTIHSAELGNADTLTGDFDFELPLVNQTGIGNGSVDVDTQNYNFKPRMKGGGDLAVASITNGKDRYVPFDVENGSRSNQTYSNVHGEGSTHLDHHGASQTKSKNVVSVADVLKTLFLVLVWYIFSTFLTLYNKTLLGDHLGRFPAPLLMNTFHFAMQAILSKGITWFWSRKFQPTVKMTWRDYFLRVVPTALSTAMDVNLSNASLVFISVTFATMCKSAAPIFLLLFAFAFRLESPSLKLLGIMLIISIGVLLTVAKETEFEFWGFIFVMLAAVMSGFRWTMTQILLQKEIYGLKNPLTLMSYVTPVMALSTAMLSLIFDPWQEFGSSSYFDSSWHITRSCLLMLFGGTLAFFMVLTEYILVSVTSAVTVTIAGVVKEAVTIVVAVFYFHDKFTWMKGVGLITIMFGVSLFNWYKYDKLQKGNPNEDEISRSSMQNEAAKYVILEELEDQDDGP; from the exons ATGTTAGAGAGTGAATTGACTATAGAGAAGGTTGAACAGAGTGCAAGTGACAACTTTCGTAGGGCGCCTTCTTTCTCAGGCTGGTTTGATAATAATGACACCATCCATTCAGCTGAGCTAGGGAATGCTGATACACTCACTGGCGACTTTGACTTTGAACTGCCTCTCGTGAATCAAACCGGTATAGGAAATGGATCTGTAGACGTAGATACACAAAATTACAACTTTAAGCCGAGGATGAAGGGTGGTGGTGATTTGGCTGTTGCATCTATTACGAATGGAAAAGATAGATATGTTCCGTTTGATGTGGAGAACGGTTCTAGAAGTAATCAAACATATTCAAATGTGCACGGGGAAGGATCTACTCATCTGGACCACCACGGTGCATCACAAACAAAGTCAAAGAATGTTGTTTCCGTAGCTGATGTGCTGAAGACACTGTTCTTAGTCCTTGTATGGTACATATTCAGTACATTCTTGACATT GTATAATAAAACTCTTCTAGGGGATCATCTAGGGAGATTCCCTGCTCCTTTACTGATGAATACATTCCACTTCGCAATGCAAGCCATTTTGTCCAAAGGCATTACTTGGTTCTGGTCCCGAAAATTTCAACCCACTGTAAAGATGACTtggagagattattttttgagaG TTGTTCCCACAGCTCTCAGTACGGCAATGGATGTCAACCTCAGCAATGCATCCCTTGTTTTCATATCAGTGACATTTGCTACTATG TGCAAATCTGCAGCACCGATCTTTCTCCTACTCTTCGCTTTTGCTTTCAG gttGGAGTCTCCGAGTTTGAAGCTGCTAGGGATCATGTTGATTATTTCTATTGGGGTATTATTAACAG TTGCAAAGGAAACGGAGTTTGAATTTTGGGGGTTTATCTTTGTTATGCTAGCTGCTGTTATGTCTGGGTTCCGCTGGACTATGACTCAGATACTTCTGCAG AAAGAAATCTACG GTTTAAAAAATCCACTCACACTAATGAGCTACGTTACTCCAGTAATGGCTCTTTCAACTGCTATGCTGTCTCTGATTTTTGATCCATGGCAAGAGTTTGGAAGCAGCAGTTACTTCGATAGCTCATGGCACATAACTAGAAGTTGTTTGCTGATGCTTTTTGGTGGAACCTTGGCTTTCTTTATG gTGTTGACGGAATATATTCTTGTCTCTGTTACTAGTGCAGTAACAGTGACAATAGCAGGAGTTGTAAAGGAGGCTGTCACTATCGTG GTTGCTGTGTTTTACTTCCATGATAAGTTTACCTGGATGAAAGGGGTCGGTCTCATCACAATAATGTTTGGTGTGAGTTTGTTTAATTGGTACAA GTATGACAAATTACAGAAAGGTAATCCAAATGAAGATGAAATTTCACGATCCTCAATGCAAAATGAGGCTGCAAAGTATGTTATTCTTGAAGAATTGGAAGATCAAGATGATGGTCCTTGA
- the LOC101259859 gene encoding heat stress transcription factor A-4c, which translates to MDNCNGGSSSSSPAPFLLKTYELVDDSYTNPVVSWSHNGRSFVVWNPPEFARDLLPKYFKHNNFSSFIRQLNTYGFRKVDPEQWEFANEDFLRGRRHLLKNIYRRKPIHSHSAAAGTGQSVAPLTDSERQEYEDEIERLKRENSLLQSSAENQLKFNGEYESGIKSMEQRLQNVAHRQGKLISLLAQLLQTPGFSSDFTQSASRKRRLLISNYLIDEENSPKFDLEMVKKLDSSINFWERFLYGVQTQDFEHTHSPIVTHTSSNDSAKRNSPIDHSPSSSELGPLNPVMSSTYENLERQLKPSDNQIECKTSKTSELVSNSGNDVFWQQFLTETPGCTEPQQVENKGINESTRDIRLGDSHRYWWNRGVNLENLAERMGHLSSPATGS; encoded by the exons ATGGATAACTGTAATGGAGGATCAAGTTCTTCTTCTCCGGCGCCTTTTTTGTTGAAAACTTATGAACTGGTTGATGATTCGTATACTAATCCAGTTGTTTCATGGAGCCATAACGGACGTAGCTTCGTTGTTTGGAATCCACCTGAATTCGCTAGAGATTTGCTTCCGAAATACTTTAAGCATAACAATTTCTCAAGTTTTATCAGACAACTTAATACTTAT GGGTTTAGAAAGGTTGATCCTGAACAATGGGAGTTTGCGAACGAGGATTTTTTAAGAGGACGTAGACATTTGTTGAAGAATATTTATAGACGAAAGCCGATCCATAGCCACTCTGCTGCAGCAGGAACAGGGCAATCTGTAGCTCCATTGACGGATTCTGAGAGACAGGAGTATGAAGATGAAATCGAGAGGTTGAAGAGAGAAAACAGTCTTCTTCAGTCGTCTGCGGAGAATCAATTGAAATTCAATGGGGAGTACGAAAGTGGAATTAAGTCTATGGAGCAACGTTTACAGAACGTTGCTCATAGACAGGGGAAATTGATTTCTCTTTTAGCTCAATTACTACAAACACCTGGATTTTCATCTGATTTCACTCAAAGCGCGAGCAGGAAGAGACGATTGTTGATATCAAATTACTTGATTGACGAGGAAAACTCACCAAAATTCGACTTGGAAATGGTTAAAAAGTTGGATTCATCAATCAATTTTTGGGAGCGGTTTCTGTATGGTGTTCAAACACAAGATTTCGAGCATACACATTCCCCAATTGTTACACATACATCATCTAATGATTCTGCCAAACGAAACTCTCCCATCGATCATTCACCATCCTCCTCCGAGTTAGGGCCATTGAATCCTGTCATGTCATCAACTTATGAAAATTTAGAACGTCAACTTAAGCCATCTGATAATCAGATTGAGTGTAAGACCAGTAAAACATCTGAATTAGTATCAAACTCGGGTAATGATGTATTTTGGCAACAGTTCTTAACAGAGACGCCTGGTTGCACTGAGCCACAacaagttgagaacaaagggATAAACGAATCAACGCGTGATATTAGATTAGGGGATAGTCATAGATATTGGTGGAATCGCGGAGttaatttagaaaatcttgCTGAAAGAATGGGACATCTTAGTAGTCCAGCAACAGGAAGCTGA
- the LOC101259555 gene encoding 17.4 kDa class III heat shock protein, with translation MESQIVRRRVNMITAHLTAHDDISASATHLFPMSCSSSLNSAIPRRYDNRMNYARQSSSSQACFMRTSEQGSCTESTAAFKASDYAKKSSRAFEGPMFSRPANNCKHNGTVEEAPKFARPRFQLKERRNELESNGSEWSPKMDVAESGSMYVVSIELPGVNINDIKVEVSHKSLIVSGNRSTQCKVASYLNGLVSAYHKKEIVQGPYRVFWPLPSNANKNRVSAEFVDGLLQITIPKL, from the exons ATGGAGAGTCAAATTGTTCGACGAAGAGTTAACATGATTACTGCTCATTTAACTGCACATGATGATATTTCCGCCTCCGCTACTCATCTCTTTCCTATG AGCTGTAGCAGTAGCTTGAATTCTGCTATTCCGAGGAGGTACGATAACAGAATGAACTATGCAAGACAAAGTTCCAGTTCTCAAGCTTGTTTCATGAGGACAAGTGAACAG GGAAGCTGTACTGAATCCACTGCGGCTTTCAAGGCTAGTGATTATGCAAAGAAGAGTTCTCGCGCCTTTGAAGGACCAATGTTTTCTAGACCTGCAAATAATTGCAAACACAATGGAactgttgaagaagctcctaaaTTTGCTAGGCCTCGTTTCCAattgaaagaaagaagaaatgaacttgAATCTAATG GGAGTGAATGGTCTCCTAAGATGGATGTTGCAGAATCTGGAAGCATGTACGTCGTATCTATAGAACTTCCCGGTGTcaatataaatgatataaagGTCGAAGTCAGCCACAAAAG CTTAATAGTTTCTGGAAATCGTTCCACTCAGTGTAAAGTGGCATCATACTTGAATGGCTTGGTATCAGCCTATCATAAAAAGGAGATTGTTCAGGGACCATACCGTGTTTTCTGGCCTCTTCCAAGTAATGCTAATAAAAATCGCGTCTCAGCTGAGTTTGT GGACGGACTTTTACAGATTACAATCCCGAAACTTTGA
- the LOC543656 gene encoding uncharacterized protein LOC543656 precursor — MNASNILLLIIVVQLVSVNLAFEKTQNVLSKSKIIHLNGSIGPESVAFDPNGEGPYIGVADGRILKLQLGSNNRLFWAEFAVTSSHRRDCTSPFAPKMEHICGRPLGLRFDTKTGELYIADAYLGLQVVGPKGGLATPLVQKFEGKPLVFTNDVDIDDDVIYFTDTSTKYQRWQFLTSFSSGDTTGRLMKYDKSTKKVTVLLGDLAFANGVALSKNKSFVLVTETTNFRILRYWLKGPLVGTHDVFVELPGFPDNIRINPKGDFWVALQAIRSVPSVSDSKFGMFSFNPQQMGDDGELHPTALKLSEDGQVLEVLEDVEGKTLRSISEIEEKDGKLWIGSVVMPFLRVYEM; from the coding sequence ATGAATGCTTCAAATATACTATTGTTGATTATCGTTGTACAACTTGTTTCAGTAAATTTAGCCTTTGAGAAAACTCAAAACGTTCTCTCAAAATCGAAAATTATCCATCTTAATGGGTCGATTGGACCGGAGAGTGTTGCGTTCGATCCAAATGGCGAAGGTCCATACATAGGAGTAGCCGATGGACGCATTCTCAAGTTGCAATTAGGGTCAAATAATCGATTATTTTGGGCTGAATTCGCGGTCACTTCTTCTCATCGAAGGGATTGTACCTCACCATTCGCTCCTAAAATGGAACATATATGTGGTAGGCCATTAGGCTTACGATTCGATACAAAAACAGGTGAATTATACATTGCAGACGCGTATTTAGGTCTACAAGTTGTTGGACCCAAAGGTGGACTAGCAACTCCATTAGTTCAAAAATTCGAAGGTAAACCTCTTGTTTTCACAAATGACGTTGACATTGACGATGATGTGATTTATTTCACGGATACAAGCACCAAGTATCAACGCTGGCAGTTTCTAACGTCGTTTTCAAGTGGTGATACGACTGGTAGGTTGATGAAATATGATAAATCTACGAAAAAAGTAACAGTCTTATTAGGTGATCTTGCTTTTGCAAATGGCGTTGCGTTGAGTAAAAACAAATCGTTTGTTTTAGTGACTGAAACtacaaattttagaattttaaggTATTGGCTTAAAGGCCCCTTAGTAGGAACACATGATGTATTTGTTGAGTTGCCCGGGTTCCCGGACAACATCAGAATAAACCCTAAAGGGGACTTTTGGGTCGCGTTACAAGCAATAAGATCAGTACCCAGTGTTTCAGATTCGAAATTTGGAATGTTTAGTTTCAACCCTCAGCAAATGGGAGATGACGGGGAGCTACACCCTACCGCCCTCAAGCTAAGTGAGGACGGGCAAGTTTTGGAAGTTCTAGAAGATGTTGAAGGCAAGACATTAAGGTCTATaagtgaaattgaagaaaaagatgGGAAGTTATGGATTGGTTCTGTTGTGATGCCTTTTTTGCGAGTTTATGAAATGTAA